A section of the Thunnus albacares chromosome 6, fThuAlb1.1, whole genome shotgun sequence genome encodes:
- the sh3bgr gene encoding SH3 domain-binding glutamic acid-rich protein isoform X15 — translation MVIKVFLASSSGSTAIKKKQQDVVGFLEALKVDYTQLDIACNEENRMWMRQNVPEEKKPANGIPLPPQIFNEESYCGDYETFFDAKEDNTVYSFLGLPPPPGSKEAQQADKADIVENGTHTEETNAEENLDDSTEVPVEERNGDADAEEEQAQAADEEEGEEVAEAETAEDEAAEGETAGDEEPAEEEEEEEEEEEAVEETDEVTEDTQAHVEEEEEQEEEELRQLEQEEAAE, via the exons ATCAAGAAGAAGCAGCAAGATGTGGTCGGCTTCTTGGAGGCTCTTAAAGTGGACTACACTCAGCTGGACATCGCCTGCAATGAGGAGAACCGCATGTGGATGAGGCAGAATGTCCCTGAGGAGAAGAAGCCCGCCAACGGCATCCCCTTGCCCCCCCAGATCTTCAATGAAGAGAGCTACTGTGGG GACTATGAAACATTCTTCGATGCTAAGGAAGACAACACTGTTTATTCCTTCCTGGGGCTGCCCCCTCCTCctgggtcaaag GAAGCACAACAAGCTGACAAGGCAGACATTGTGGAGAACGGGACCCATACTGAGGAAACTAATGCAGAAGAAAACCTTGATGACTCAACA GAGGTTCCAGTGGAGGAACGTAACGGGGATGCAGacgcagaggaggagcaggcaCAGGCAGCTGATGAGGAGGAAGGTGAGGAGGTAGCAGAAGCAGAGACTGCAGAAGATGAAGCTGCGGAAGGCGAAACAGCAGGAGACGAGGAACccgcagaggaggaggaggaggaggaggaggaggaggaggcagtgGAAGAAACAGACGAGGTCACAGAAGACACA caggCCCAtgtagaagaggaagaagaacag GAGGAAGAAGAGCTACGACAGCTTGAG caGGAGGAAGCGGCTGAGTAG
- the sh3bgr gene encoding SH3 domain-binding glutamic acid-rich protein isoform X21 has protein sequence MVIKVFLASSSGSTAIKKKQQDVVGFLEALKVDYTQLDIACNEENRMWMRQNVPEEKKPANGIPLPPQIFNEESYCGDYETFFDAKEDNTVYSFLGLPPPPGSKEAQQADKADIVENGTHTEETNAEENLDDSTEVPVEERNGDADAEEEQAQAADEEEGEEVAEAETAEDEAAEGETAGDEEPAEEEEEEEEEEEAVEETDEAHVEEEEEQQEEAAE, from the exons ATCAAGAAGAAGCAGCAAGATGTGGTCGGCTTCTTGGAGGCTCTTAAAGTGGACTACACTCAGCTGGACATCGCCTGCAATGAGGAGAACCGCATGTGGATGAGGCAGAATGTCCCTGAGGAGAAGAAGCCCGCCAACGGCATCCCCTTGCCCCCCCAGATCTTCAATGAAGAGAGCTACTGTGGG GACTATGAAACATTCTTCGATGCTAAGGAAGACAACACTGTTTATTCCTTCCTGGGGCTGCCCCCTCCTCctgggtcaaag GAAGCACAACAAGCTGACAAGGCAGACATTGTGGAGAACGGGACCCATACTGAGGAAACTAATGCAGAAGAAAACCTTGATGACTCAACA GAGGTTCCAGTGGAGGAACGTAACGGGGATGCAGacgcagaggaggagcaggcaCAGGCAGCTGATGAGGAGGAAGGTGAGGAGGTAGCAGAAGCAGAGACTGCAGAAGATGAAGCTGCGGAAGGCGAAACAGCAGGAGACGAGGAACccgcagaggaggaggaggaggaggaggaggaggaggaggcagtgGAAGAAACAGACGAG gCCCAtgtagaagaggaagaagaacag caGGAGGAAGCGGCTGAGTAG
- the sh3bgr gene encoding SH3 domain-binding glutamic acid-rich protein isoform X11 — protein MVIKVFLASSSGSTAIKKKQQDVVGFLEALKVDYTQLDIACNEENRMWMRQNVPEEKKPANGIPLPPQIFNEESYCGDYETFFDAKEDNTVYSFLGLPPPPGSKEAQQADKADIVENGTHTEETNAEENLDDSTEVPVEERNGDADAEEEQAQAADEEEGEEVAEAETAEDEAAEGETAGDEEPAEEEEEEEEEEEAVEETDEVTEDTQAHVEEEEEQEEEDLQSEEEEEAEVQEQEEAAE, from the exons ATCAAGAAGAAGCAGCAAGATGTGGTCGGCTTCTTGGAGGCTCTTAAAGTGGACTACACTCAGCTGGACATCGCCTGCAATGAGGAGAACCGCATGTGGATGAGGCAGAATGTCCCTGAGGAGAAGAAGCCCGCCAACGGCATCCCCTTGCCCCCCCAGATCTTCAATGAAGAGAGCTACTGTGGG GACTATGAAACATTCTTCGATGCTAAGGAAGACAACACTGTTTATTCCTTCCTGGGGCTGCCCCCTCCTCctgggtcaaag GAAGCACAACAAGCTGACAAGGCAGACATTGTGGAGAACGGGACCCATACTGAGGAAACTAATGCAGAAGAAAACCTTGATGACTCAACA GAGGTTCCAGTGGAGGAACGTAACGGGGATGCAGacgcagaggaggagcaggcaCAGGCAGCTGATGAGGAGGAAGGTGAGGAGGTAGCAGAAGCAGAGACTGCAGAAGATGAAGCTGCGGAAGGCGAAACAGCAGGAGACGAGGAACccgcagaggaggaggaggaggaggaggaggaggaggaggcagtgGAAGAAACAGACGAGGTCACAGAAGACACA caggCCCAtgtagaagaggaagaagaacag GAGGAAGAGGATTTGCAGTCAGAG gaagaagaagaggctgAAGTACAAGAG caGGAGGAAGCGGCTGAGTAG
- the sh3bgr gene encoding SH3 domain-binding glutamic acid-rich protein isoform X28, which produces MVIKVFLASSSGSTAIKKKQQDVVGFLEALKVDYTQLDIACNEENRMWMRQNVPEEKKPANGIPLPPQIFNEESYCGDYETFFDAKEDNTVYSFLGLPPPPGSKEAQQADKADIVENGTHTEETNAEENLDDSTAHVEEEEEQEEEDLQSEEEEEAEVQEQEEAAE; this is translated from the exons ATCAAGAAGAAGCAGCAAGATGTGGTCGGCTTCTTGGAGGCTCTTAAAGTGGACTACACTCAGCTGGACATCGCCTGCAATGAGGAGAACCGCATGTGGATGAGGCAGAATGTCCCTGAGGAGAAGAAGCCCGCCAACGGCATCCCCTTGCCCCCCCAGATCTTCAATGAAGAGAGCTACTGTGGG GACTATGAAACATTCTTCGATGCTAAGGAAGACAACACTGTTTATTCCTTCCTGGGGCTGCCCCCTCCTCctgggtcaaag GAAGCACAACAAGCTGACAAGGCAGACATTGTGGAGAACGGGACCCATACTGAGGAAACTAATGCAGAAGAAAACCTTGATGACTCAACA gCCCAtgtagaagaggaagaagaacag GAGGAAGAGGATTTGCAGTCAGAG gaagaagaagaggctgAAGTACAAGAG caGGAGGAAGCGGCTGAGTAG
- the sh3bgr gene encoding SH3 domain-binding glutamic acid-rich protein isoform X17 produces the protein MVIKVFLASSSGSTAIKKKQQDVVGFLEALKVDYTQLDIACNEENRMWMRQNVPEEKKPANGIPLPPQIFNEESYCGDYETFFDAKEDNTVYSFLGLPPPPGSKEAQQADKADIVENGTHTEETNAEENLDDSTEVPVEERNGDADAEEEQAQAADEEEGEEVAEAETAEDEAAEGETAGDEEPAEEEEEEEEEEEAVEETDEVTEDTAHVEEEEEQEEEDLQSEQEEAAE, from the exons ATCAAGAAGAAGCAGCAAGATGTGGTCGGCTTCTTGGAGGCTCTTAAAGTGGACTACACTCAGCTGGACATCGCCTGCAATGAGGAGAACCGCATGTGGATGAGGCAGAATGTCCCTGAGGAGAAGAAGCCCGCCAACGGCATCCCCTTGCCCCCCCAGATCTTCAATGAAGAGAGCTACTGTGGG GACTATGAAACATTCTTCGATGCTAAGGAAGACAACACTGTTTATTCCTTCCTGGGGCTGCCCCCTCCTCctgggtcaaag GAAGCACAACAAGCTGACAAGGCAGACATTGTGGAGAACGGGACCCATACTGAGGAAACTAATGCAGAAGAAAACCTTGATGACTCAACA GAGGTTCCAGTGGAGGAACGTAACGGGGATGCAGacgcagaggaggagcaggcaCAGGCAGCTGATGAGGAGGAAGGTGAGGAGGTAGCAGAAGCAGAGACTGCAGAAGATGAAGCTGCGGAAGGCGAAACAGCAGGAGACGAGGAACccgcagaggaggaggaggaggaggaggaggaggaggaggcagtgGAAGAAACAGACGAGGTCACAGAAGACACA gCCCAtgtagaagaggaagaagaacag GAGGAAGAGGATTTGCAGTCAGAG caGGAGGAAGCGGCTGAGTAG
- the sh3bgr gene encoding SH3 domain-binding glutamic acid-rich protein isoform X29, translating into MVIKVFLASSSGSTAIKKKQQDVVGFLEALKVDYTQLDIACNEENRMWMRQNVPEEKKPANGIPLPPQIFNEESYCGDYETFFDAKEDNTVYSFLGLPPPPGSKQAHVEEEEEQEEEDLQSEEEEELRQLEEQDQQGSEEEEEAEVQEEEEEDLEETQQEEAAE; encoded by the exons ATCAAGAAGAAGCAGCAAGATGTGGTCGGCTTCTTGGAGGCTCTTAAAGTGGACTACACTCAGCTGGACATCGCCTGCAATGAGGAGAACCGCATGTGGATGAGGCAGAATGTCCCTGAGGAGAAGAAGCCCGCCAACGGCATCCCCTTGCCCCCCCAGATCTTCAATGAAGAGAGCTACTGTGGG GACTATGAAACATTCTTCGATGCTAAGGAAGACAACACTGTTTATTCCTTCCTGGGGCTGCCCCCTCCTCctgggtcaaag caggCCCAtgtagaagaggaagaagaacag GAGGAAGAGGATTTGCAGTCAGAG GAGGAAGAAGAGCTACGACAGCTTGAG GAGCAAGATCAACAAGGCAGTGAG gaagaagaagaggctgAAGTACAAGAG gaagaagaagaagacttgGAAGAAACACAG caGGAGGAAGCGGCTGAGTAG
- the sh3bgr gene encoding SH3 domain-binding glutamic acid-rich protein isoform X26 produces the protein MVIKVFLASSSGSTAIKKKQQDVVGFLEALKVDYTQLDIACNEENRMWMRQNVPEEKKPANGIPLPPQIFNEESYCGDYETFFDAKEDNTVYSFLGLPPPPGSKEAQQADKADIVENGTHTEETNAEENLDDSTQAHVEEEEEQEEEELRQLEEEEEAEVQEQEEAAE, from the exons ATCAAGAAGAAGCAGCAAGATGTGGTCGGCTTCTTGGAGGCTCTTAAAGTGGACTACACTCAGCTGGACATCGCCTGCAATGAGGAGAACCGCATGTGGATGAGGCAGAATGTCCCTGAGGAGAAGAAGCCCGCCAACGGCATCCCCTTGCCCCCCCAGATCTTCAATGAAGAGAGCTACTGTGGG GACTATGAAACATTCTTCGATGCTAAGGAAGACAACACTGTTTATTCCTTCCTGGGGCTGCCCCCTCCTCctgggtcaaag GAAGCACAACAAGCTGACAAGGCAGACATTGTGGAGAACGGGACCCATACTGAGGAAACTAATGCAGAAGAAAACCTTGATGACTCAACA caggCCCAtgtagaagaggaagaagaacag GAGGAAGAAGAGCTACGACAGCTTGAG gaagaagaagaggctgAAGTACAAGAG caGGAGGAAGCGGCTGAGTAG
- the sh3bgr gene encoding SH3 domain-binding glutamic acid-rich protein isoform X19, which yields MVIKVFLASSSGSTAIKKKQQDVVGFLEALKVDYTQLDIACNEENRMWMRQNVPEEKKPANGIPLPPQIFNEESYCGDYETFFDAKEDNTVYSFLGLPPPPGSKEAQQADKADIVENGTHTEETNAEENLDDSTEVPVEERNGDADAEEEQAQAADEEEGEEVAEAETAEDEAAEGETAGDEEPAEEEEEEEEEEEAVEETDEVTEDTQAHVEEEEEQQEEAAE from the exons ATCAAGAAGAAGCAGCAAGATGTGGTCGGCTTCTTGGAGGCTCTTAAAGTGGACTACACTCAGCTGGACATCGCCTGCAATGAGGAGAACCGCATGTGGATGAGGCAGAATGTCCCTGAGGAGAAGAAGCCCGCCAACGGCATCCCCTTGCCCCCCCAGATCTTCAATGAAGAGAGCTACTGTGGG GACTATGAAACATTCTTCGATGCTAAGGAAGACAACACTGTTTATTCCTTCCTGGGGCTGCCCCCTCCTCctgggtcaaag GAAGCACAACAAGCTGACAAGGCAGACATTGTGGAGAACGGGACCCATACTGAGGAAACTAATGCAGAAGAAAACCTTGATGACTCAACA GAGGTTCCAGTGGAGGAACGTAACGGGGATGCAGacgcagaggaggagcaggcaCAGGCAGCTGATGAGGAGGAAGGTGAGGAGGTAGCAGAAGCAGAGACTGCAGAAGATGAAGCTGCGGAAGGCGAAACAGCAGGAGACGAGGAACccgcagaggaggaggaggaggaggaggaggaggaggaggcagtgGAAGAAACAGACGAGGTCACAGAAGACACA caggCCCAtgtagaagaggaagaagaacag caGGAGGAAGCGGCTGAGTAG
- the sh3bgr gene encoding SH3 domain-binding glutamic acid-rich protein isoform X22 — MVIKVFLASSSGSTAIKKKQQDVVGFLEALKVDYTQLDIACNEENRMWMRQNVPEEKKPANGIPLPPQIFNEESYCGDYETFFDAKEDNTVYSFLGLPPPPGSKEAQQADKADIVENGTHTEETNAEENLDDSTQAHVEEEEEQEEEDLQSEEEEELRQLEEQDQQGSEEEEEAEVQEEEEEDLEETQQEEAAE, encoded by the exons ATCAAGAAGAAGCAGCAAGATGTGGTCGGCTTCTTGGAGGCTCTTAAAGTGGACTACACTCAGCTGGACATCGCCTGCAATGAGGAGAACCGCATGTGGATGAGGCAGAATGTCCCTGAGGAGAAGAAGCCCGCCAACGGCATCCCCTTGCCCCCCCAGATCTTCAATGAAGAGAGCTACTGTGGG GACTATGAAACATTCTTCGATGCTAAGGAAGACAACACTGTTTATTCCTTCCTGGGGCTGCCCCCTCCTCctgggtcaaag GAAGCACAACAAGCTGACAAGGCAGACATTGTGGAGAACGGGACCCATACTGAGGAAACTAATGCAGAAGAAAACCTTGATGACTCAACA caggCCCAtgtagaagaggaagaagaacag GAGGAAGAGGATTTGCAGTCAGAG GAGGAAGAAGAGCTACGACAGCTTGAG GAGCAAGATCAACAAGGCAGTGAG gaagaagaagaggctgAAGTACAAGAG gaagaagaagaagacttgGAAGAAACACAG caGGAGGAAGCGGCTGAGTAG
- the sh3bgr gene encoding SH3 domain-binding glutamic acid-rich protein isoform X3 produces the protein MVIKVFLASSSGSTAIKKKQQDVVGFLEALKVDYTQLDIACNEENRMWMRQNVPEEKKPANGIPLPPQIFNEESYCGDYETFFDAKEDNTVYSFLGLPPPPGSKEAQQADKADIVENGTHTEETNAEENLDDSTEVPVEERNGDADAEEEQAQAADEEEGEEVAEAETAEDEAAEGETAGDEEPAEEEEEEEEEEEAVEETDEAHVEEEEEQEEEDLQSEEEEELRQLEEQDQQGSEEEEEAEVQEEEEEDLEETQQEEAAE, from the exons ATCAAGAAGAAGCAGCAAGATGTGGTCGGCTTCTTGGAGGCTCTTAAAGTGGACTACACTCAGCTGGACATCGCCTGCAATGAGGAGAACCGCATGTGGATGAGGCAGAATGTCCCTGAGGAGAAGAAGCCCGCCAACGGCATCCCCTTGCCCCCCCAGATCTTCAATGAAGAGAGCTACTGTGGG GACTATGAAACATTCTTCGATGCTAAGGAAGACAACACTGTTTATTCCTTCCTGGGGCTGCCCCCTCCTCctgggtcaaag GAAGCACAACAAGCTGACAAGGCAGACATTGTGGAGAACGGGACCCATACTGAGGAAACTAATGCAGAAGAAAACCTTGATGACTCAACA GAGGTTCCAGTGGAGGAACGTAACGGGGATGCAGacgcagaggaggagcaggcaCAGGCAGCTGATGAGGAGGAAGGTGAGGAGGTAGCAGAAGCAGAGACTGCAGAAGATGAAGCTGCGGAAGGCGAAACAGCAGGAGACGAGGAACccgcagaggaggaggaggaggaggaggaggaggaggaggcagtgGAAGAAACAGACGAG gCCCAtgtagaagaggaagaagaacag GAGGAAGAGGATTTGCAGTCAGAG GAGGAAGAAGAGCTACGACAGCTTGAG GAGCAAGATCAACAAGGCAGTGAG gaagaagaagaggctgAAGTACAAGAG gaagaagaagaagacttgGAAGAAACACAG caGGAGGAAGCGGCTGAGTAG
- the sh3bgr gene encoding SH3 domain-binding glutamic acid-rich protein isoform X9 — MVIKVFLASSSGSTAIKKKQQDVVGFLEALKVDYTQLDIACNEENRMWMRQNVPEEKKPANGIPLPPQIFNEESYCGDYETFFDAKEDNTVYSFLGLPPPPGSKEAQQADKADIVENGTHTEETNAEENLDDSTEVPVEERNGDADAEEEQAQAADEEEGEEVAEAETAEDEAAEGETAGDEEPAEEEEEEEEEEEAVEETDEVTEDTQAHVEEEEEQEEEELRQLEEEEEAEVQEQEEAAE; from the exons ATCAAGAAGAAGCAGCAAGATGTGGTCGGCTTCTTGGAGGCTCTTAAAGTGGACTACACTCAGCTGGACATCGCCTGCAATGAGGAGAACCGCATGTGGATGAGGCAGAATGTCCCTGAGGAGAAGAAGCCCGCCAACGGCATCCCCTTGCCCCCCCAGATCTTCAATGAAGAGAGCTACTGTGGG GACTATGAAACATTCTTCGATGCTAAGGAAGACAACACTGTTTATTCCTTCCTGGGGCTGCCCCCTCCTCctgggtcaaag GAAGCACAACAAGCTGACAAGGCAGACATTGTGGAGAACGGGACCCATACTGAGGAAACTAATGCAGAAGAAAACCTTGATGACTCAACA GAGGTTCCAGTGGAGGAACGTAACGGGGATGCAGacgcagaggaggagcaggcaCAGGCAGCTGATGAGGAGGAAGGTGAGGAGGTAGCAGAAGCAGAGACTGCAGAAGATGAAGCTGCGGAAGGCGAAACAGCAGGAGACGAGGAACccgcagaggaggaggaggaggaggaggaggaggaggaggcagtgGAAGAAACAGACGAGGTCACAGAAGACACA caggCCCAtgtagaagaggaagaagaacag GAGGAAGAAGAGCTACGACAGCTTGAG gaagaagaagaggctgAAGTACAAGAG caGGAGGAAGCGGCTGAGTAG
- the sh3bgr gene encoding SH3 domain-binding glutamic acid-rich protein isoform X23 — MVIKVFLASSSGSTAIKKKQQDVVGFLEALKVDYTQLDIACNEENRMWMRQNVPEEKKPANGIPLPPQIFNEESYCGDYETFFDAKEDNTVYSFLGLPPPPGSKEAQQADKADIVENGTHTEETNAEENLDDSTAHVEEEEEQEEEDLQSEEEEELRQLEEQDQQGSEEEEEAEVQEEEEEDLEETQQEEAAE, encoded by the exons ATCAAGAAGAAGCAGCAAGATGTGGTCGGCTTCTTGGAGGCTCTTAAAGTGGACTACACTCAGCTGGACATCGCCTGCAATGAGGAGAACCGCATGTGGATGAGGCAGAATGTCCCTGAGGAGAAGAAGCCCGCCAACGGCATCCCCTTGCCCCCCCAGATCTTCAATGAAGAGAGCTACTGTGGG GACTATGAAACATTCTTCGATGCTAAGGAAGACAACACTGTTTATTCCTTCCTGGGGCTGCCCCCTCCTCctgggtcaaag GAAGCACAACAAGCTGACAAGGCAGACATTGTGGAGAACGGGACCCATACTGAGGAAACTAATGCAGAAGAAAACCTTGATGACTCAACA gCCCAtgtagaagaggaagaagaacag GAGGAAGAGGATTTGCAGTCAGAG GAGGAAGAAGAGCTACGACAGCTTGAG GAGCAAGATCAACAAGGCAGTGAG gaagaagaagaggctgAAGTACAAGAG gaagaagaagaagacttgGAAGAAACACAG caGGAGGAAGCGGCTGAGTAG
- the sh3bgr gene encoding SH3 domain-binding glutamic acid-rich protein isoform X13 — MVIKVFLASSSGSTAIKKKQQDVVGFLEALKVDYTQLDIACNEENRMWMRQNVPEEKKPANGIPLPPQIFNEESYCGDYETFFDAKEDNTVYSFLGLPPPPGSKEAQQADKADIVENGTHTEETNAEENLDDSTEVPVEERNGDADAEEEQAQAADEEEGEEVAEAETAEDEAAEGETAGDEEPAEEEEEEEEEEEAVEETDEVTEDTAHVEEEEEQEEEDLQSEEEEELRQLEQEEAAE, encoded by the exons ATCAAGAAGAAGCAGCAAGATGTGGTCGGCTTCTTGGAGGCTCTTAAAGTGGACTACACTCAGCTGGACATCGCCTGCAATGAGGAGAACCGCATGTGGATGAGGCAGAATGTCCCTGAGGAGAAGAAGCCCGCCAACGGCATCCCCTTGCCCCCCCAGATCTTCAATGAAGAGAGCTACTGTGGG GACTATGAAACATTCTTCGATGCTAAGGAAGACAACACTGTTTATTCCTTCCTGGGGCTGCCCCCTCCTCctgggtcaaag GAAGCACAACAAGCTGACAAGGCAGACATTGTGGAGAACGGGACCCATACTGAGGAAACTAATGCAGAAGAAAACCTTGATGACTCAACA GAGGTTCCAGTGGAGGAACGTAACGGGGATGCAGacgcagaggaggagcaggcaCAGGCAGCTGATGAGGAGGAAGGTGAGGAGGTAGCAGAAGCAGAGACTGCAGAAGATGAAGCTGCGGAAGGCGAAACAGCAGGAGACGAGGAACccgcagaggaggaggaggaggaggaggaggaggaggaggcagtgGAAGAAACAGACGAGGTCACAGAAGACACA gCCCAtgtagaagaggaagaagaacag GAGGAAGAGGATTTGCAGTCAGAG GAGGAAGAAGAGCTACGACAGCTTGAG caGGAGGAAGCGGCTGAGTAG
- the sh3bgr gene encoding SH3 domain-binding glutamic acid-rich protein isoform X34: MVIKVFLASSSGSTAIKKKQQDVVGFLEALKVDYTQLDIACNEENRMWMRQNVPEEKKPANGIPLPPQIFNEESYCGDYETFFDAKEDNTVYSFLGLPPPPGSKEAQQADKADIVENGTHTEETNAEENLDDSTQAHVEEEEEQQEEAAE, encoded by the exons ATCAAGAAGAAGCAGCAAGATGTGGTCGGCTTCTTGGAGGCTCTTAAAGTGGACTACACTCAGCTGGACATCGCCTGCAATGAGGAGAACCGCATGTGGATGAGGCAGAATGTCCCTGAGGAGAAGAAGCCCGCCAACGGCATCCCCTTGCCCCCCCAGATCTTCAATGAAGAGAGCTACTGTGGG GACTATGAAACATTCTTCGATGCTAAGGAAGACAACACTGTTTATTCCTTCCTGGGGCTGCCCCCTCCTCctgggtcaaag GAAGCACAACAAGCTGACAAGGCAGACATTGTGGAGAACGGGACCCATACTGAGGAAACTAATGCAGAAGAAAACCTTGATGACTCAACA caggCCCAtgtagaagaggaagaagaacag caGGAGGAAGCGGCTGAGTAG
- the sh3bgr gene encoding SH3 domain-binding glutamic acid-rich protein isoform X31 — protein MVIKVFLASSSGSTAIKKKQQDVVGFLEALKVDYTQLDIACNEENRMWMRQNVPEEKKPANGIPLPPQIFNEESYCGDYETFFDAKEDNTVYSFLGLPPPPGSKEAQQADKADIVENGTHTEETNAEENLDDSTQAHVEEEEEQEEEDLQSEQEEAAE, from the exons ATCAAGAAGAAGCAGCAAGATGTGGTCGGCTTCTTGGAGGCTCTTAAAGTGGACTACACTCAGCTGGACATCGCCTGCAATGAGGAGAACCGCATGTGGATGAGGCAGAATGTCCCTGAGGAGAAGAAGCCCGCCAACGGCATCCCCTTGCCCCCCCAGATCTTCAATGAAGAGAGCTACTGTGGG GACTATGAAACATTCTTCGATGCTAAGGAAGACAACACTGTTTATTCCTTCCTGGGGCTGCCCCCTCCTCctgggtcaaag GAAGCACAACAAGCTGACAAGGCAGACATTGTGGAGAACGGGACCCATACTGAGGAAACTAATGCAGAAGAAAACCTTGATGACTCAACA caggCCCAtgtagaagaggaagaagaacag GAGGAAGAGGATTTGCAGTCAGAG caGGAGGAAGCGGCTGAGTAG
- the sh3bgr gene encoding SH3 domain-binding glutamic acid-rich protein isoform X20 translates to MVIKVFLASSSGSTAIKKKQQDVVGFLEALKVDYTQLDIACNEENRMWMRQNVPEEKKPANGIPLPPQIFNEESYCGDYETFFDAKEDNTVYSFLGLPPPPGSKEAQQADKADIVENGTHTEETNAEENLDDSTEVPVEERNGDADAEEEQAQAADEEEGEEVAEAETAEDEAAEGETAGDEEPAEEEEEEEEEEEAVEETDEVTEDTAHVEEEEEQQEEAAE, encoded by the exons ATCAAGAAGAAGCAGCAAGATGTGGTCGGCTTCTTGGAGGCTCTTAAAGTGGACTACACTCAGCTGGACATCGCCTGCAATGAGGAGAACCGCATGTGGATGAGGCAGAATGTCCCTGAGGAGAAGAAGCCCGCCAACGGCATCCCCTTGCCCCCCCAGATCTTCAATGAAGAGAGCTACTGTGGG GACTATGAAACATTCTTCGATGCTAAGGAAGACAACACTGTTTATTCCTTCCTGGGGCTGCCCCCTCCTCctgggtcaaag GAAGCACAACAAGCTGACAAGGCAGACATTGTGGAGAACGGGACCCATACTGAGGAAACTAATGCAGAAGAAAACCTTGATGACTCAACA GAGGTTCCAGTGGAGGAACGTAACGGGGATGCAGacgcagaggaggagcaggcaCAGGCAGCTGATGAGGAGGAAGGTGAGGAGGTAGCAGAAGCAGAGACTGCAGAAGATGAAGCTGCGGAAGGCGAAACAGCAGGAGACGAGGAACccgcagaggaggaggaggaggaggaggaggaggaggaggcagtgGAAGAAACAGACGAGGTCACAGAAGACACA gCCCAtgtagaagaggaagaagaacag caGGAGGAAGCGGCTGAGTAG
- the sh3bgr gene encoding SH3 domain-binding glutamic acid-rich protein isoform X33 yields MVIKVFLASSSGSTAIKKKQQDVVGFLEALKVDYTQLDIACNEENRMWMRQNVPEEKKPANGIPLPPQIFNEESYCGDYETFFDAKEDNTVYSFLGLPPPPGSKEAQQADKADIVENGTHTEETNAEENLDDSTAHVEEEEEQEEEDLQSEQEEAAE; encoded by the exons ATCAAGAAGAAGCAGCAAGATGTGGTCGGCTTCTTGGAGGCTCTTAAAGTGGACTACACTCAGCTGGACATCGCCTGCAATGAGGAGAACCGCATGTGGATGAGGCAGAATGTCCCTGAGGAGAAGAAGCCCGCCAACGGCATCCCCTTGCCCCCCCAGATCTTCAATGAAGAGAGCTACTGTGGG GACTATGAAACATTCTTCGATGCTAAGGAAGACAACACTGTTTATTCCTTCCTGGGGCTGCCCCCTCCTCctgggtcaaag GAAGCACAACAAGCTGACAAGGCAGACATTGTGGAGAACGGGACCCATACTGAGGAAACTAATGCAGAAGAAAACCTTGATGACTCAACA gCCCAtgtagaagaggaagaagaacag GAGGAAGAGGATTTGCAGTCAGAG caGGAGGAAGCGGCTGAGTAG